Proteins from one uncultured Desulfuromonas sp. genomic window:
- a CDS encoding AAA family ATPase gives MKTVACYSIKGGVGKIAYWSAHQGHRTLVDLDAQGASSFYFRERNSSKKNWGKRFFKTYEQLLNQVMQSDFNQLDILLAHHSFRHFDPCVLQHGGKTNRLRKVLNGLAVHYDVVILDCPPSISLLAENIFAAANLISVPMLPATLSQRTFTQLLDFLDHQWNTQDQVRPFFTLADGRKQLRRDTATKLRKAYPLFLNQAIPRSTYVEKVGAR, from the coding sequence ATGAAGACCGTCGCCTGCTACAGCATCAAGGGTGGAGTGGGTAAAATCGCTTACTGGTCGGCCCACCAGGGACATCGCACGCTGGTCGATCTTGATGCCCAGGGTGCCTCGTCATTCTACTTCCGGGAGCGTAACTCATCTAAAAAGAACTGGGGCAAGCGCTTCTTTAAGACCTATGAGCAATTGCTAAACCAGGTCATGCAGAGCGATTTCAACCAGCTCGACATTCTGCTTGCCCATCACTCGTTTCGTCATTTTGACCCCTGCGTTCTGCAGCATGGCGGTAAAACCAACCGCCTGCGTAAAGTCCTTAATGGGCTAGCTGTGCATTATGATGTGGTCATTCTCGATTGCCCGCCGAGTATCAGTCTGTTGGCGGAAAACATCTTTGCCGCAGCCAACCTGATCAGCGTACCGATGCTCCCTGCCACCCTGTCACAACGCACGTTTACGCAATTGCTTGATTTTTTAGACCACCAGTGGAATACACAAGATCAGGTACGCCCTTTTTTTACGTTGGCCGACGGCCGCAAACAACTGCGTCGTGACACTGCGACAAAACTGCGTAAGGCGTATCCGTTGTTTCTCAACCAGGCCATACCACGCTCCACCTACGTGGAAAAAGTTGGCGCCCGTTGA